Below is a genomic region from bacterium.
ACGCCGCCCACCATTGGGGCCCCTGGTCCCTGCTGCCCGCCCTGGCCGCCGTCCTCCTCTGCTGGATCACCCGCGAGCCCCTTTCCAGCCTGCTGGCCGGCATCGCCTGCGGGGCGCTGCTGCTGGGTCACTATGACATCACGGAGCAGGTGCTGGTGCCCAGCCTGAGCACGGAGAGCGCCGCCGGCGTGCTCATCCTCTACCTGTGGCTGCTGGGCGGCCTGATGGGTGTCTGGTCGCGCACCGGATCGGCCCGCGCCTTTGCCGAGTGGGTGGCGGTCCACTGGGTGCGTGGACCGCGCAGCGCCAAACTGGCGGCCTGGCTGCTGGGCGTGCTCTTCTTCCAGGGCGGCACGGTGAGCGCCGTGCTGGTGGGCACCACCATCAAGCCGGTGGCCGACCGCGAATGGGTCAGCCACGAGGAGCTGGCCTACGTGGTGGACTCCACCGCCTCGCCCATCGCCAGCCTGCTCGCCTTCAACGCCTGGCCAGGCTATGTGCAGGGCTTCCTCTATGTGGCGGGCGTCAGCTGGCTGGCCACCGAAGCAGATCGCATCCGTTTCTTCTTCGCGGCCATCCCCTTTTGCTGGTACGCCATCTTCGCCGTGCTGGGCACGCTCCTGCTCTCCGTCGAGAAAGCGCCCTTCCTCGGTTCCCGCCTGCGCCAGGCCATGGTGCGGGCTCGCACCACGGGCGAGCTGGACGCCCCCGGGGCCCGCCCCCTGGCCGCCGCCGAGCTGGCCCGCGACCATGTGCCGGATGGCTTCCGTCCCAGCCTGTGGGGTTTCGTGCTGCCGCTGGGCCTCCTGGTGGGCGTGGCGGTGGGGACTTTCATCGCCGGAGGGGTGCCCCAGGTGCGCTGGGCCTTCGGCGTCGCCCTGCTGCTGGCCGCCCTGATGGCGCTGCTGCGCGGCATGTCGCTGACCACCCTGATGGCGGGCGTGGTGGACGGCATGAAGGGCGTGGTGGCGGGCAGCGTCATCCTGCTCCTGGCCATCACGATCGGCGCCGTGAGCAAGGAGGCGGGCGGCGGCCTGTGGTTGGTGGAGGCCCTGGGCGGCCACCTGCCCTGGTGGACCCTGCCCGTGGTCCTGCAGCTGATCACCATGCTGATCAGCTTCTCCACCGGCTCCAGCTGGGGCACCTACGCCGTGGCCTTTCCACTGGCCATGCCTCTGGCCTGGGCTGTGGCGAACGCCAATGGACTGGCGCATCCTGTGTTCTACATGACGATCTGCTTTGCCGCGGTGATGGACGGCAGCGTCTACGGCGACCAGTGCTCGCCCATCAGCGACACCACCGTGCTCAGCTCCATGTGCACGGGCTGCGACCTGATGGACCACGTCAAGACGCAGATCCCGCAGGCCACCATGGCCGCCGTCCTGGCCGCCTTGGCGTGGACGGGCAGCGTCCTGCTTTTCGCCTGATCGACAGGAATGGAAGCGCCCTCCCGGCGCTGGCCGGAAGGGCGATGGCGGCTCAGGGTGGTCGACTCTGCCCGGGTCGGCGGCCCTCAGTTGGCGCCGCCCGCCGGTCGCACCGTGATTTCGTAGCAAGCGCGGTCGATGGCGGGCAAGGTCAGGAAGGTCTCCATCGTCTCGGTCAGGGGGGCGAGGGCGTCGGGCGTCGCTCCCGCCCACACGGTGTAGAGGGGCG
It encodes:
- a CDS encoding Na+/H+ antiporter NhaC family protein; the encoded protein is MRMGPARWPLLFGRLSSPALWLLLVLLGLSWHAGRRVPPVWTAEAVVVETGGTAEAPTYQWRGKTLPLPVSLAWEESVLRPESLVRLNAAGEEPARRMEIVLRPAIDGGPPERVRFDAAHHWGPWSLLPALAAVLLCWITREPLSSLLAGIACGALLLGHYDITEQVLVPSLSTESAAGVLILYLWLLGGLMGVWSRTGSARAFAEWVAVHWVRGPRSAKLAAWLLGVLFFQGGTVSAVLVGTTIKPVADREWVSHEELAYVVDSTASPIASLLAFNAWPGYVQGFLYVAGVSWLATEADRIRFFFAAIPFCWYAIFAVLGTLLLSVEKAPFLGSRLRQAMVRARTTGELDAPGARPLAAAELARDHVPDGFRPSLWGFVLPLGLLVGVAVGTFIAGGVPQVRWAFGVALLLAALMALLRGMSLTTLMAGVVDGMKGVVAGSVILLLAITIGAVSKEAGGGLWLVEALGGHLPWWTLPVVLQLITMLISFSTGSSWGTYAVAFPLAMPLAWAVANANGLAHPVFYMTICFAAVMDGSVYGDQCSPISDTTVLSSMCTGCDLMDHVKTQIPQATMAAVLAALAWTGSVLLFA